The following DNA comes from Erigeron canadensis isolate Cc75 chromosome 3, C_canadensis_v1, whole genome shotgun sequence.
TTACGATATCAACTAAaacaatgtttttttctttgatgGTATGCATTTTTTGAGTTGAActattttcatatgtttatttaaTAGTTCAAACTAacatattgtttttcatatagGGCTATTATAAAATATAGTCCAAGTATTTTGGCTGGACTAGTAACATGGATAATGACTCAGGTATATATAGTTAATTCTTTTGCAACTTTATGTTTATGCTTTCCTTTGTCtaattgttataatttttttacaatgtAGTGCAATAAGCAAAAGAAATCTTGGGAGTGTGGGTACTATGTTTGCAAATGGTTGTTTCAATTTGTGATGGAACAACAATATACTTTTCCTCAGCAGGTGTGTTTTAGATTGTATTAAAATTTTCTTATTCTATATGAAGCATGGTATTTTGTTAATCATTATAGTTTCATATCTTTATCTTCATTTATAGACTCCATGGAAGAAACAATGCTTTTCGGATGCTGAATTGGACGGGATAGCTATTGCAATTGTCAAGCGGCTAACTCTTAGCTACTTTAAACCATAGTATGTCTTTGTAAGCTTTAGACATCCGTAGTTTAGTAGGTCTCTTCAAACAAAGatgttacatatatgtatgttatcTTTAATGTCTTCGAATATGTTTCATCTTCATGGTGTTTTTGTAAACTTACGGGgcattttgatatatatatatatatatatgtgtgtgtgtgtgtgtgtttctaATCTTTGCTTTTTATATGATGTTTGAATGAGTAAAGTTATATTAGCATTGTGAGTATTGGTATGGATTAGTAAAATGTGTAGAGGATGGTATAATTTGTAAGTAGCAGGTGGTATACAAGAAGAATTGTATACAGGATGGGCAAACAGGACTATTTTCAGgaaaaatgttattaaaatcATACACGGTTGAGAAAAAAGATGTGTAAAATAACAGTTTTCTTACACGGTTAAATTATAGTTTCTGACACGGGTAAACAACCGTGTCAAAAGATACCCCTTTTGACACAGGTATAAAACCGTGTATAAAGAGGGTAGGCATCAGTCACATTACACAGACTCAAAACCGTGTCAAAAGACATTTTTTGACCGTGTAAAAAGCCATTTTTTTGTAGTAGTGGGTGAAGAACATcttaataaaatgaaaactcATTAATTGTCAAACAACATTGTTGAGGCCCTCGAAACTTAAAAATCGTGGCCTGCCGAATAACGATGACCACTTGAGTTCATCAAACTGTATCGATTTATCACATTTATTTTGATCTAAAACCAGTAAAGTACAAGCGATTAATTCTACAAATTTaactaaaaagtaaattaaCTCACAATGTCGTGTTGGGTCCTAATACCGTCTtcaacggtgtatgagggaggttaataTGTAGACAGTTTTGctcctaccaaaggtagagagactgcttccaggttctaccaaaggtaggAAAGAACCTCCAGTTGGGCATGGAGATCTAACCCATTACCTCTGTtttagagagactgcttccaggttctaccaaaggtaggAAAGAACCTCCAGCTGGGCATGGGGATCTAACCCATTACCTCTGTTTTCAGAGGCATAGACTTCAActactgatccaacccagttaaATTTAACtctattgtaaaaaaaatatataactttggGAGATTTCTGTAAGCAAAACTAATGGACTACGCCACTTAATGTTTTCATATCATGCATATATATGGATGATCCATAAATGGTAGGTTTCATAATCCATACTtattaatttgatattgaattaatTAGATATGGCTCTCATTAAAATTCAACTAAAATCAATTATTCatggtaaaaagttaaaaacccaTGAAGCATTAGCATATGTGTAATGCTTGTTGATCCCATTTATGAGAGTTTTTGTGGGGTTTAGCAAGGATGTAGAGGGTCTAGTTAAAACAAGTATATTTGGATGATGATGACAGGTTCTATTCGACAATTGGCAttgaaaaaaaaagctaaaattaATGTTATCGATattattttaatgattattcattttcaaagttttcattatAATTGGAGAATCTATTGGTCAATTTTGATTGCTACatattgaaatagataaataagTGATTTAGCAAAATTCTGCTAATAGAAATTTAGATATTCTCTGTTTCATACTAGGGTGACATCAATTCTTCAATACCTTCAAGGCTAAAGAAGACCGCACCAGTTTACGTACGACTTTCAAAAGACGACAAGTCAAGCCGTTTACACCATCTAGTCAACACGAATTCACGGACTTGCATGTGAAGACCAGTCAAGCCgtcaaattttaaatgaagatcAATCAATTTTTATAAACGAACATTGGATATTTCTCATGCGAAATTGTATCAACTTCTTGTTTGTTAATTAAAGTCTAACTATATATAGGTTCAGTTTCTTAATTATGTATCTTGTTAATTAGGTCTTCAATCTTAATTAAATCCCGGCCTTTTGCTTTTTGTATTAGTTAGTTAAATTATCCGGTCTAGTTAGCTATGGGCTTTTGACATAGAATCAGTCTAGACGGGAGCTCCCGGATATTAGATTTAGTGGGCCGATTAAGGTTTTTTTATTGGATCTAGCTATACGTGGGCAAAAAAACCGGTTCCAAAGAAACCGATTTGGATAATCTAAGAACCGGAACTGATTGGAACCGGTTTCACTTTTGGATCAAAAAATTGGTTCCTTCCATGTTCCAAACCGGTTCCGAGGCGAaaaaaactggaaaaaaaacccgaaaaaaaGCGGTCAAACTTTAACCAAGAACCGGTTCCGAACCGGTTCAGGTTCTTCACGTTGACTGGAACCGATCCCGGTTTCGAACCGGTTCCACCGGTTCCGATCCAATGGCCACCTCTTGATCCAACTATGTTATGTACGTATGTATATTATCGTCAACAAATTTAGTAACCATTGTGTGAAATAAGTGAATTTATCAAGTTGAGACATCTTGATTGAGAAGGGGGTCAACTTGAATGGGAAGAACCGGGTTAGCCAAACAGCGGTCCACTTTGTACGTTTGCTAAGCAAAccaattagttatttttttatttttgaaaaaaaaagaagggaaCCTCTCACCGAAGGAGCCAGTAGGAATGAAGGAGGCGGGAAGCTACCGCTTCTAGAACGGTTGTTTAtccttcaatttttttattgatagaTTAAAAGGTGCAATGGATTGAAATGTTACCCAAAAGGtataacatataatataattataattatagtcATACACAATGAACGTTACTTGTATATGACCATACAAGTACCAAATGAAAACACAACCATGTTAATTGTGATCAACctttatttaaacaaaaaccaaaacactATAGGATCTTTATTCATTTTGAACTATATAAAAATGCTTTAACATATGGTAATACATCCCCTAGTCCCCTACAAAGAGCCCACAAATTCTAGTAAAACGTCTATATATAGGTGCTATTTTAAGTCAATAATAAACTCCTACATACATCAAATTAATCCTAGGATTCAATTCTAGAATTCATAATAAATACATCACGgttttaaattaatttcttcttctttccaaAAGAGCTAGCTTAATTAAACCTTTATTATTTCAACAAGTTAGGTAGCAAATATTTAGTAAATCAATGAAAGTGTTGAGGGCTCGGGCTTAATTAGTAGGTTGAGAAAGAGCCATCAATGGATACCCATCAATGCAATCAAGCCAAGGGTTGTTGCTTGTTGGAGGTTTTATATGTCGAACAGACTTCCAAACAGCACTATTACATTTGAAACCCGACCCAAAAGTGAGTTGCCAAACTCGGTCTCCACGTTTCACTCGACCCTTTGCCTCAAGGTACGCTAGCTCGTACCAAATGCTACTAGAGGAAGTATTTCCAAACCGGTGAAGGGTGGCTACAGATGGTTCTATGTTTGTGTCGCTAAGACCCAAGTTGCGTTGTAGCTCGTTCACCACTGTCTTGCTGGTTGCGTGAATGCAAAAATGTTCGAATGCTAGCTTGTAGTCCGGAATGTAGGGCTTCGTTGCGGAGGATGACGGTGACCcgctacatatatacatataattatatacactttcatttattttttcacacttatatattatatttatatttatatatataaataaacaaaaaattaactATACAAACGCAATAAATGATTATTGAGAAGTATTTATCATAGAAAAACATAGCACGTGGATATAGTCCGTTTTTATTCGGTGTTATGTCGATCAAATTGTTAGaacttttactcttttttttcatgtttaaaacgtgaaaaaatgtaaaatttattTGTCCAAATTAAAAGGaatgttgatcaaattgtaacacctaattttttttcacactaatTAACTGAtagtttaacatttttttatgtgTGTGCATAAGCATAATAATTACTTCATACacgattttatataatttatttttagatCAAATATTATACGAATACTAAAGCTTGGTTGTGATGTATAAATGGTGTAATATgtgtgtgatatatatatatatatatgtagggcAGTATTTCTCTTTCAAAATAAGTACTTACATTTGGTTAATTTGTTGTCGTGCCACCGGATGAGATGAGTTTATGGACGTGGTCGCGCCACTGCCTTTGGTTTTCTTGGAGCCAGAAAAGTACCTCTTAATAAGGGTGGAAAAGAAGTATACTTGCTCCGAAATAGGCAGGACTAAGGGACTTAATGTGGTGATATTGGTCTTAATGGCATCACCACCAATCTCAACTAAATCTTTACTAATTTTCAACCCTTTGAATCcttgttcatcttcttcttgaTACACACTTCTAAAGCTCGAATCCTTGGCACCTTTATGTGTTCTAACAATGTGTTCAAGCTTGTACTTAGCTCGGTAATTGTCACGACGTCTATTAGACATCAGGACAGCCGAGCAACCCATTCTAAAAAAACAATTAGGGATGAGCATGGATCTGTTTCGACCAGGGTACCAATTATATCCCACCATTTCCGTACTCACTACCACCGCCACATTATTTGGGTTTGCCTCAAGCATGTCTCGAGCCAAGTCGACCCCAATAATCCCCGCACTACACCCCATCCCACCCAAGTTAAAGCTCAAAATGTTTCCTCTCATTTTGTAATGGTTTATGATCATTGCAGACAACGATGGGGTTGGGTTAAAAATGCTGCAATTTACGACAAGTATCCCTACATCCTTAGGACGAATTCTGGTCTTCTCGAATAGCTCGTCTAGTGCTCCAAATATCACCATTGAAGCCTCTGCTCTCCCTTCTTTCATTGTGGAGATTTTTTCTGGTGACCCAATTGATTTTGGGACGTAGGTTTCGTCTCCAATACCGGATGATTCAACTATCTTCTTTTGGAATTCAAGGCTTGCTTCATCAAATTTCCCTGACTTTCTTGCTAGCTCAATAAATTCCTCCTTAGTCACCTATATATACATCAAGATAATCAAAAGTTTCACAATATGTATTGTCAATCATTAGTTAATTCACTAAATTCCTCCTTAGTCACCTATATATACTCAATTAAATCTTAAAGAATAAATTAGAAACAGGATTATATATAGAATGAATCTGTCAATGAGCTCTTGATCACTAGTATGGGGTGCCTTGCAGTTGTTGGGCtgatttaatgaaatttattatttaaaaagatataatataGAATTAATTTACTAACCTTAAGATCATCATCGGGTTTGAAGCAGGCGAAATCGATCAAATAAATAGGTATTGGGCGAGACAAGAAATGAAATGTAAGAGTAAAAATAAGAACAACAAAAAACGTTAAAAGCGCGACAAAGTTGTAATTGCCACCAGCGTTGTCCCCAATTTTTCGCCACAGTTCCTCCTTGCTTAACCTTCCAAACTCGACGGCAAACACCAACACAACTACCGGGAGTACAGTCGCTAAATAGATTCCGTGACTAATAAGGTAATGATATCCAAGCTTAACATACTTAAGTTTTACTGATTGGAGGAAGTCCGGTAACCGCTGCCGGACACTGACTGAAAAAGTCATGGACCCGGCATCAGGACCAGATGGCTCGACTCCACGGTTAACTATTTCTGTGGACAAAAGATGTTGTTCAGCCATGAGTATACCTATACCTATATAGTGAATAATGCGTGAATATGGGAGGGAATTGTACGTGTTAATCAGAATTTAAGGGGGATGGGAATTGAAGGAGTTAATGAACGGCAACAAACTAGTTAGCTAGATGGGAATAATGTAGTTGGAAGATTTGAAACTAGCTTCATTAAATTCGTAGCTATCTTACGGTCATGTTAtgtgttttgtattattatgactttttatatgaaattaagatgagtattttttttttataagcatgtcacatcatccgggtactcttcTAGTAATTTTTGGGTTGATCATACTTCATAGATCTACTTGACCTGAAACCATCACATATGACTCACCAACTTTTTAGTTCCTGACAAGAGAGTTGagatttctgacttcaaattataaaatttcaaCGAGCCAACTATAAAACAGCCTATATTCCTGTGagtataaacataaaacaatttACAATACCAGTAAGCCCAAAAACATATGCTTATTCAAAAACCCAACATGTAAAGTGGTAATCCACGACCCAATAACTCATATAGTCGTATTATCACCATATTAAGTCCATACAAAAGCAGCCTTTCTGGCCTATTTCAGTGTTTCTAATCTTGTAAACACCAGATGAGATGAGCATAAaggaaacaaaagaaaattatatcaatgatcctcataagtcataacatAACTACCAGAAGCTAAGGATAACTACATCAGAATCTTTTAAAGCTACTCGAGTAACACACTACAAACTAATAAATCTCCAGAAATGATCCAAAAGCATGAACAAACCTTCCATAGAAGTAGCTAATAATAACTAGAAAGTTTCCAAAGCAGGAGAAATTAGGGCTAACAAGTGGTACATCACGCAACAAGCCAACATCATCTCGATCGTGAATTAGAGTATGACCAACTCCACCTGTGGAAAAACACAACGTGATAGCTCGGATATGGCATGGGACCGACCAGCCTCCTCTAGCTTCATAGCCCGGCTTTCAGTCAATACATCTAAATCATAAGGATGGACAGAAGGATCTATTACAATTTTAGAGGCATTGCCTAGCATGTACATAGCAAGCTTAAAGTCACTAATTAGACCACGATAACCAGCGATCTCGATATGCTTAAAGTGGTAACCAAATGAAGTATACCAAGCTTTGTTCTCTGTAATCGGTGCACTCCAATATAGCTGCAAATTATCATATCAATATAGTTTGTGAATTAGATAAAGTCAGAAAAAAAATCCATATTGACAAGTAGTATATCCACATAGCATTTATTTAAATgtacattatttaaatgaagCTACGTGATAAACTGAAAACATAcccatattttaaaaatttccagATTTGGGCACTTCTTTGCTAGTTCAATGAACTCTGTTATATTGTCATCAACTTCTGTTGGCAATGTCAAGTTCAATATCTTAACATTTGGTAGTACTGGAAATCCCTCAGCATCCCTCTCAATATCTTCCTggaaaaacatggaaaacagtcTTACTACCTCATCATCAAAGattaaaaacacataataacTAGATTAGAGAAGAACTACTAACCATTTGACGAGATATATCCAAGGAAAGAACCTCAAGGGTAGAAGCAACACTTGCAATCGCACTGAACACCTTACTATTCAAGCCCACGCTTACTTGGCCAATATCAAGTTCCTTAATCTTTCAAAGGTTTGTAAGACGTATGTCTATATCTCGACCGAGATACACAAACGTTTCAAGATCGAAATCATGTAAAGAAATGGACTCAAGCTCAGAACAGTACATTAACTTCAAGTCTTTCAAGTTAATGTCCCCTCCACCAAGATCAACATCAGTCAACCCAAATCCAAAGATGCTCAACTTTTCAAGACGTGGAGAATTCTTTAGCAATTCAGTTAGGACCAATTCACTTACGTTGACACACAGAAGCACGAGCTTTACAAGAGACAGAGTCTTTACAACCATGGAACTAGAAGACGGCCATTCTGAAAGGCGTACCATGCTTCCATCTGATAAAGGTAGCGGTAAATCATAGTTTTCCTTCGTATCATGAATGTTTTGAAGCTTTCCACGTAAATTCAGTGCAAGAAACTCGACTTCCTTGTCAAAGGCAAACTGGAGCCAGCTAtcaatatcatttttatatgttttgtccAAATCGAAACCAATCTCGAACGTCAGAAGTGTTGGGTTCAGGTGACTTCGAATGACACTGTTCACCTTATTGATGTACTTAGCCTGCTGCTGTGTAGCACAGAGTGTCTCATCTATCTCATTAAGAGCTTTGCGATCATCGAAGTCCAGTCTTTTCAGATAAGGCCACACAAACCTCCATCTTTTGGAGAGAATGCCGGTCATCACCGCGGTTTTTAAAGGCAAAGGAGATAGTATCTTAACAGGAATATCATTCGGCATTTGACTGATGAAATCAATCATATTTTGTCCATGACAGCCCTCATCCTCCTTTACAAAAAGTAAGTCATCAATAACAATCAACAAATACATGACTGGACAGGTAAACCTAATGTCATAATGtgtattaatttaaacatttcaaTGGATAAAAACCTATAATCATTAGAGTGTTCTTTGTAACTTGTAAATCACAAGAAGATATAAGATTATCTGAATGTACCTCCATACTCGAATCACCCACCTTCTTCTTTCCTTTTGCATCTGAAATAACACCAAACAGAAAGATATATGAAAGCATGATTTAAGAAGAATGCAAAAATAAATCAACCGTAAGCATAGTTCAAATATACCACTACTCTTGACATCCACTTTTTCCACCTTTTCATATTAAAGGTCCAATAACACA
Coding sequences within:
- the LOC122592732 gene encoding 3-ketoacyl-CoA synthase 10-like, with the translated sequence MAEQHLLSTEIVNRGVEPSGPDAGSMTFSVSVRQRLPDFLQSVKLKYVKLGYHYLISHGIYLATVLPVVVLVFAVEFGRLSKEELWRKIGDNAGGNYNFVALLTFFVVLIFTLTFHFLSRPIPIYLIDFACFKPDDDLKVTKEEFIELARKSGKFDEASLEFQKKIVESSGIGDETYVPKSIGSPEKISTMKEGRAEASMVIFGALDELFEKTRIRPKDVGILVVNCSIFNPTPSLSAMIINHYKMRGNILSFNLGGMGCSAGIIGVDLARDMLEANPNNVAVVVSTEMVGYNWYPGRNRSMLIPNCFFRMGCSAVLMSNRRRDNYRAKYKLEHIVRTHKGAKDSSFRSVYQEEDEQGFKGLKISKDLVEIGGDAIKTNITTLSPLVLPISEQVYFFSTLIKRYFSGSKKTKGSGATTSINSSHPVARQQINQIGSPSSSATKPYIPDYKLAFEHFCIHATSKTVVNELQRNLGLSDTNIEPSVATLHRFGNTSSSSIWYELAYLEAKGRVKRGDRVWQLTFGSGFKCNSAVWKSVRHIKPPTSNNPWLDCIDGYPLMALSQPTN
- the LOC122593138 gene encoding F-box/FBD/LRR-repeat protein At4g00160-like, with product MFYGLGLRKNEWDYFVHYIGSSESSDEWVGLDRLMKYTEKNIVKQQALDKKQGVKTKSGCSTQTQPEVLNDAKGKKKVGDSSMEEDEGCHGQNMIDFISQMPNDIPVKILSPLPLKTAVMTGILSKRWRFVWPYLKRLDFDDRKALNEIDETLCATQQQAKYINKVNSVIRSHLNPTLLTFEIGFDLDKTYKNDIDSWLQFAFDKEVEFLALNLRGKLQNIHDTKENYDLPLPLSDGSMVRLSEWPSSSSMVVKTLSLVKLVLLCVNVSELVLTELLKNSPRLEKLSIFGFGLTDVDLGGGDINLKDLKLMYCSELESISLHDFDLETFVYLGRDIDIRLTNL